A genomic window from Elaeis guineensis isolate ETL-2024a chromosome 3, EG11, whole genome shotgun sequence includes:
- the LOC105040703 gene encoding spermine synthase isoform X3 — translation MEGGGTGKDLDRMQETNGSGGNGSLKVIPPCCLKARASMPEYEAKCHATVVSGWFTESRSCSDKAGKVLYYNNPMWPGEVHSLQVEKILYQGRSEYQEILVFESKTYGKVLVLDGIVQLTDKDECAYQEMIAHLPLCSIPSPKHVLVIGGGDGGVLREVSRHSSVEVIDICEIDKLVIDVCKEFFPHLSVGFEDPRVRLHVGDAVEYIRNAPEGMYDAIIVDSSDPIGPARELVERPFFETIARALKPGGVLCNQAESMWLHTHLIQDMLSICRETFKGSVHYAWTSVPTYPSGAIGFLLCAKDGPPVNFMNPINPIEKQEGAIKVGREVKFYNSELILHGIKLGDLFVIQMHKAAFILPSFAKREINAVYASSTMLKGTAMWVKIIGNCCLKSQGSERGKGLPLDLVCYKIY, via the exons atggagggAGGTGGCACAGGAAAAGATTTGGACAGGATGCAAGAAACAAATGGAAGTGGGGGAAATGGCTCCTTAAAGGTCATTCCTCCTTGCTGCTTAAAGGCAAGGGCTTCGATGCCAGAGTATGAGGCTAAATGTCATGCTACTGTGGTATCAGGGTGGTTCACAGAATCTCGGTCATGCTCCG ATAAAGCTGGCAAGGTCTTATACTACAATAATCCTATGTGGCCAG GAGAAGTTCATTCCTTGCAAGTGGAGAAGATTCTATATCAAGGGAGGTCAGAGTACCAAGAAATATTGGTTTTTGAG TCTAAGACATATGGAAAAGTGCTTGTGCTTGATGGCATTGTCCAGCTGACGGATAAAGATGAATGTGCTTACCAGGAGATGATTGCCCACCTTCCTCTGTGTTCAATTCCATCCCCGAAACAT GTTTTAGTCATTGGAGGTGGTGATGGTGGTGTGCTTCGAGAAGTTTCTAGACATAGTTCTGTGGAGGTCATAGATATTTGTGAAATAGATAAGCTGGTCATAGAT GTTTGTAAAGAATTCTTCCCACATTTATCTGTTGGGTTTGAAGATCCTCGAGTTCGACTTCATGTTGGTGATG CTGTTGAGTATATACGAAATGCGCCTGAAGGGATGTATGATGCCATTATTGTTGATTCATCTGATCCAATAG GGCCAGCTCGGGAACTTGTTGAAAGGCCATTTTTTGAGACAATTGCAAGGGCATTAAAGCCTGGTGGTGTTCTTTGTAATCAAGCAGAAAGCATGTGGCTGCATACCCATCTTATTCAGGATATGCTTTCTATTTGTCGTGAAACATTTAAGGGTTCTGTTCATTATGCCTGGACAAGTGTACCCACATATCCTAG TGGTGCAATTGGATTTTTATTATGCGCAAAAGATGGCCCACCAGTTAACTTCATGAACCCTATAAATCCAATTGAGAAGCAGGAAGGAGCAATCAAGGTTGGGAGAGAGGTCAAATTCTATAACTCAGAG TTAATATTACATGGCATCAAATTGGGTGACCTATTTGTTATTCAGATGCACAAGGCTGCATTCATCTTGCCATCATTTGCAAAGAGAGAGATAAATGCTGTTTATGCTTCTTCAACAATG TTGAAAGGAACTGCAATGTGGGTGAAGATTATAGGGAACTGCTGTTTAAAATCTCAAGGGTCGGAAAGGGGAAAAGGTTTGCCTTTAGATTTAGTGTGCTACAAAATATATTGA
- the LOC105040703 gene encoding spermine synthase isoform X7 — MEGGGTGKDLDRMQETNGSGGNGSLKVIPPCCLKARASMPEYEAKCHATVVSGWFTESRSCSDKAGKVLYYNNPMWPGEVHSLQVEKILYQGRSEYQEILVFESKTYGKVLVLDGIVQLTDKDECAYQEMIAHLPLCSIPSPKHVLVIGGGDGGVLREVSRHSSVEVIDICEIDKLVIDVCKEFFPHLSVGFEDPRVRLHVGDAVEYIRNAPEGMYDAIIVDSSDPIGPARELVERPFFETIARALKPGGVLCNQAESMWLHTHLIQDMLSICRETFKGSVHYAWTSVPTYPSGAIGFLLCAKDGPPVNFMNPINPIEKQEGAIKVGREVKFYNSELILHGIKLGDLFVIQMHKAAFILPSFAKREINAVYASSTMVQFKQADAC; from the exons atggagggAGGTGGCACAGGAAAAGATTTGGACAGGATGCAAGAAACAAATGGAAGTGGGGGAAATGGCTCCTTAAAGGTCATTCCTCCTTGCTGCTTAAAGGCAAGGGCTTCGATGCCAGAGTATGAGGCTAAATGTCATGCTACTGTGGTATCAGGGTGGTTCACAGAATCTCGGTCATGCTCCG ATAAAGCTGGCAAGGTCTTATACTACAATAATCCTATGTGGCCAG GAGAAGTTCATTCCTTGCAAGTGGAGAAGATTCTATATCAAGGGAGGTCAGAGTACCAAGAAATATTGGTTTTTGAG TCTAAGACATATGGAAAAGTGCTTGTGCTTGATGGCATTGTCCAGCTGACGGATAAAGATGAATGTGCTTACCAGGAGATGATTGCCCACCTTCCTCTGTGTTCAATTCCATCCCCGAAACAT GTTTTAGTCATTGGAGGTGGTGATGGTGGTGTGCTTCGAGAAGTTTCTAGACATAGTTCTGTGGAGGTCATAGATATTTGTGAAATAGATAAGCTGGTCATAGAT GTTTGTAAAGAATTCTTCCCACATTTATCTGTTGGGTTTGAAGATCCTCGAGTTCGACTTCATGTTGGTGATG CTGTTGAGTATATACGAAATGCGCCTGAAGGGATGTATGATGCCATTATTGTTGATTCATCTGATCCAATAG GGCCAGCTCGGGAACTTGTTGAAAGGCCATTTTTTGAGACAATTGCAAGGGCATTAAAGCCTGGTGGTGTTCTTTGTAATCAAGCAGAAAGCATGTGGCTGCATACCCATCTTATTCAGGATATGCTTTCTATTTGTCGTGAAACATTTAAGGGTTCTGTTCATTATGCCTGGACAAGTGTACCCACATATCCTAG TGGTGCAATTGGATTTTTATTATGCGCAAAAGATGGCCCACCAGTTAACTTCATGAACCCTATAAATCCAATTGAGAAGCAGGAAGGAGCAATCAAGGTTGGGAGAGAGGTCAAATTCTATAACTCAGAG TTAATATTACATGGCATCAAATTGGGTGACCTATTTGTTATTCAGATGCACAAGGCTGCATTCATCTTGCCATCATTTGCAAAGAGAGAGATAAATGCTGTTTATGCTTCTTCAACAATG GTGCAATTTAAACAGGCTGATGCATGTTGA
- the LOC105040703 gene encoding spermine synthase isoform X11 has translation MEGGGTGKDLDRMQETNGSGGNGSLKVIPPCCLKARASMPEYEAKCHATVVSGWFTESRSCSDKAGKVLYYNNPMWPGEVHSLQVEKILYQGRSEYQEILVFESKTYGKVLVLDGIVQLTDKDECAYQEMIAHLPLCSIPSPKHVLVIGGGDGGVLREVSRHSSVEVIDICEIDKLVIDVCKEFFPHLSVGFEDPRVRLHVGDAVEYIRNAPEGMYDAIIVDSSDPIGPARELVERPFFETIARALKPGGVLCNQAESMWLHTHLIQDMLSICRETFKGSVHYAWTSVPTYPRVPGSS, from the exons atggagggAGGTGGCACAGGAAAAGATTTGGACAGGATGCAAGAAACAAATGGAAGTGGGGGAAATGGCTCCTTAAAGGTCATTCCTCCTTGCTGCTTAAAGGCAAGGGCTTCGATGCCAGAGTATGAGGCTAAATGTCATGCTACTGTGGTATCAGGGTGGTTCACAGAATCTCGGTCATGCTCCG ATAAAGCTGGCAAGGTCTTATACTACAATAATCCTATGTGGCCAG GAGAAGTTCATTCCTTGCAAGTGGAGAAGATTCTATATCAAGGGAGGTCAGAGTACCAAGAAATATTGGTTTTTGAG TCTAAGACATATGGAAAAGTGCTTGTGCTTGATGGCATTGTCCAGCTGACGGATAAAGATGAATGTGCTTACCAGGAGATGATTGCCCACCTTCCTCTGTGTTCAATTCCATCCCCGAAACAT GTTTTAGTCATTGGAGGTGGTGATGGTGGTGTGCTTCGAGAAGTTTCTAGACATAGTTCTGTGGAGGTCATAGATATTTGTGAAATAGATAAGCTGGTCATAGAT GTTTGTAAAGAATTCTTCCCACATTTATCTGTTGGGTTTGAAGATCCTCGAGTTCGACTTCATGTTGGTGATG CTGTTGAGTATATACGAAATGCGCCTGAAGGGATGTATGATGCCATTATTGTTGATTCATCTGATCCAATAG GGCCAGCTCGGGAACTTGTTGAAAGGCCATTTTTTGAGACAATTGCAAGGGCATTAAAGCCTGGTGGTGTTCTTTGTAATCAAGCAGAAAGCATGTGGCTGCATACCCATCTTATTCAGGATATGCTTTCTATTTGTCGTGAAACATTTAAGGGTTCTGTTCATTATGCCTGGACAAGTGTACCCACATATCCTAG AGTGCCTGGTTCCTCCTGA
- the LOC105040703 gene encoding spermine synthase isoform X8 → MEGGGTGKDLDRMQETNGSGGNGSLKVIPPCCLKARASMPEYEAKCHATVVSGWFTESRSCSDKAGKVLYYNNPMWPGEVHSLQVEKILYQGRSEYQEILVFESKTYGKVLVLDGIVQLTDKDECAYQEMIAHLPLCSIPSPKHVLVIGGGDGGVLREVSRHSSVEVIDICEIDKLVIDVCKEFFPHLSVGFEDPRVRLHVGDAVEYIRNAPEGMYDAIIVDSSDPIGPARELVERPFFETIARALKPGGVLCNQAESMWLHTHLIQDMLSICRETFKGSVHYAWTSVPTYPSGAIGFLLCAKDGPPVNFMNPINPIEKQEGAIKVGREVKFYNSELILHGIKLGDLFVIQMHKAAFILPSFAKREINAVYASSTMVY, encoded by the exons atggagggAGGTGGCACAGGAAAAGATTTGGACAGGATGCAAGAAACAAATGGAAGTGGGGGAAATGGCTCCTTAAAGGTCATTCCTCCTTGCTGCTTAAAGGCAAGGGCTTCGATGCCAGAGTATGAGGCTAAATGTCATGCTACTGTGGTATCAGGGTGGTTCACAGAATCTCGGTCATGCTCCG ATAAAGCTGGCAAGGTCTTATACTACAATAATCCTATGTGGCCAG GAGAAGTTCATTCCTTGCAAGTGGAGAAGATTCTATATCAAGGGAGGTCAGAGTACCAAGAAATATTGGTTTTTGAG TCTAAGACATATGGAAAAGTGCTTGTGCTTGATGGCATTGTCCAGCTGACGGATAAAGATGAATGTGCTTACCAGGAGATGATTGCCCACCTTCCTCTGTGTTCAATTCCATCCCCGAAACAT GTTTTAGTCATTGGAGGTGGTGATGGTGGTGTGCTTCGAGAAGTTTCTAGACATAGTTCTGTGGAGGTCATAGATATTTGTGAAATAGATAAGCTGGTCATAGAT GTTTGTAAAGAATTCTTCCCACATTTATCTGTTGGGTTTGAAGATCCTCGAGTTCGACTTCATGTTGGTGATG CTGTTGAGTATATACGAAATGCGCCTGAAGGGATGTATGATGCCATTATTGTTGATTCATCTGATCCAATAG GGCCAGCTCGGGAACTTGTTGAAAGGCCATTTTTTGAGACAATTGCAAGGGCATTAAAGCCTGGTGGTGTTCTTTGTAATCAAGCAGAAAGCATGTGGCTGCATACCCATCTTATTCAGGATATGCTTTCTATTTGTCGTGAAACATTTAAGGGTTCTGTTCATTATGCCTGGACAAGTGTACCCACATATCCTAG TGGTGCAATTGGATTTTTATTATGCGCAAAAGATGGCCCACCAGTTAACTTCATGAACCCTATAAATCCAATTGAGAAGCAGGAAGGAGCAATCAAGGTTGGGAGAGAGGTCAAATTCTATAACTCAGAG TTAATATTACATGGCATCAAATTGGGTGACCTATTTGTTATTCAGATGCACAAGGCTGCATTCATCTTGCCATCATTTGCAAAGAGAGAGATAAATGCTGTTTATGCTTCTTCAACAATG GTCTATTAA
- the LOC105040703 gene encoding spermine synthase isoform X6, giving the protein MEGGGTGKDLDRMQETNGSGGNGSLKVIPPCCLKARASMPEYEAKCHATVVSGWFTESRSCSDKAGKVLYYNNPMWPGEVHSLQVEKILYQGRSEYQEILVFESKTYGKVLVLDGIVQLTDKDECAYQEMIAHLPLCSIPSPKHVLVIGGGDGGVLREVSRHSSVEVIDICEIDKLVIDVCKEFFPHLSVGFEDPRVRLHVGDAVEYIRNAPEGMYDAIIVDSSDPIGPARELVERPFFETIARALKPGGVLCNQAESMWLHTHLIQDMLSICRETFKGSVHYAWTSVPTYPSGAIGFLLCAKDGPPVNFMNPINPIEKQEGAIKVGREVKFYNSEMHKAAFILPSFAKREINAVYASSTMLKGTAMWVKIIGNCCLKSQGSERGKGLPLDLVCYKIY; this is encoded by the exons atggagggAGGTGGCACAGGAAAAGATTTGGACAGGATGCAAGAAACAAATGGAAGTGGGGGAAATGGCTCCTTAAAGGTCATTCCTCCTTGCTGCTTAAAGGCAAGGGCTTCGATGCCAGAGTATGAGGCTAAATGTCATGCTACTGTGGTATCAGGGTGGTTCACAGAATCTCGGTCATGCTCCG ATAAAGCTGGCAAGGTCTTATACTACAATAATCCTATGTGGCCAG GAGAAGTTCATTCCTTGCAAGTGGAGAAGATTCTATATCAAGGGAGGTCAGAGTACCAAGAAATATTGGTTTTTGAG TCTAAGACATATGGAAAAGTGCTTGTGCTTGATGGCATTGTCCAGCTGACGGATAAAGATGAATGTGCTTACCAGGAGATGATTGCCCACCTTCCTCTGTGTTCAATTCCATCCCCGAAACAT GTTTTAGTCATTGGAGGTGGTGATGGTGGTGTGCTTCGAGAAGTTTCTAGACATAGTTCTGTGGAGGTCATAGATATTTGTGAAATAGATAAGCTGGTCATAGAT GTTTGTAAAGAATTCTTCCCACATTTATCTGTTGGGTTTGAAGATCCTCGAGTTCGACTTCATGTTGGTGATG CTGTTGAGTATATACGAAATGCGCCTGAAGGGATGTATGATGCCATTATTGTTGATTCATCTGATCCAATAG GGCCAGCTCGGGAACTTGTTGAAAGGCCATTTTTTGAGACAATTGCAAGGGCATTAAAGCCTGGTGGTGTTCTTTGTAATCAAGCAGAAAGCATGTGGCTGCATACCCATCTTATTCAGGATATGCTTTCTATTTGTCGTGAAACATTTAAGGGTTCTGTTCATTATGCCTGGACAAGTGTACCCACATATCCTAG TGGTGCAATTGGATTTTTATTATGCGCAAAAGATGGCCCACCAGTTAACTTCATGAACCCTATAAATCCAATTGAGAAGCAGGAAGGAGCAATCAAGGTTGGGAGAGAGGTCAAATTCTATAACTCAGAG ATGCACAAGGCTGCATTCATCTTGCCATCATTTGCAAAGAGAGAGATAAATGCTGTTTATGCTTCTTCAACAATG TTGAAAGGAACTGCAATGTGGGTGAAGATTATAGGGAACTGCTGTTTAAAATCTCAAGGGTCGGAAAGGGGAAAAGGTTTGCCTTTAGATTTAGTGTGCTACAAAATATATTGA
- the LOC105040703 gene encoding spermine synthase isoform X1, whose amino-acid sequence MELILIVAEDFNFHNIYICFSTFLWFFLFDVFLLGNKIFLHCGSCLFAFLSDVRDSKRPREKEYMEGGGTGKDLDRMQETNGSGGNGSLKVIPPCCLKARASMPEYEAKCHATVVSGWFTESRSCSDKAGKVLYYNNPMWPGEVHSLQVEKILYQGRSEYQEILVFEVFVDLNCRHLTISNILSSLLCCFPMQSKTYGKVLVLDGIVQLTDKDECAYQEMIAHLPLCSIPSPKHVLVIGGGDGGVLREVSRHSSVEVIDICEIDKLVIDVCKEFFPHLSVGFEDPRVRLHVGDAVEYIRNAPEGMYDAIIVDSSDPIGPARELVERPFFETIARALKPGGVLCNQAESMWLHTHLIQDMLSICRETFKGSVHYAWTSVPTYPSGAIGFLLCAKDGPPVNFMNPINPIEKQEGAIKVGREVKFYNSEMHKAAFILPSFAKREINAVYASSTMVQFKQADAC is encoded by the exons ATGGAGTTGATTTTGATTGTTGCTGAAGATTTTAATTTTCAcaatatctatatttgtttttCTACGTTCCTCTGGTTCTTTCTTTTTGATGTCTTCCTTTTGGGAAATAAAATCTTTCTTCATTGTGGCTCATGCTTGTTTGCTTTCCTTTCTGACGTTAGAGACTCGAAACGGCCAagggaaaaagaatacatggagggAGGTGGCACAGGAAAAGATTTGGACAGGATGCAAGAAACAAATGGAAGTGGGGGAAATGGCTCCTTAAAGGTCATTCCTCCTTGCTGCTTAAAGGCAAGGGCTTCGATGCCAGAGTATGAGGCTAAATGTCATGCTACTGTGGTATCAGGGTGGTTCACAGAATCTCGGTCATGCTCCG ATAAAGCTGGCAAGGTCTTATACTACAATAATCCTATGTGGCCAG GAGAAGTTCATTCCTTGCAAGTGGAGAAGATTCTATATCAAGGGAGGTCAGAGTACCAAGAAATATTGGTTTTTGAGGTTTTTGTTGATCTGAACTGTAGACATTTAACTATCTCGAATATTTTGAGCTCTCTCTTATGCTGCTTTCCTATGCAGTCTAAGACATATGGAAAAGTGCTTGTGCTTGATGGCATTGTCCAGCTGACGGATAAAGATGAATGTGCTTACCAGGAGATGATTGCCCACCTTCCTCTGTGTTCAATTCCATCCCCGAAACAT GTTTTAGTCATTGGAGGTGGTGATGGTGGTGTGCTTCGAGAAGTTTCTAGACATAGTTCTGTGGAGGTCATAGATATTTGTGAAATAGATAAGCTGGTCATAGAT GTTTGTAAAGAATTCTTCCCACATTTATCTGTTGGGTTTGAAGATCCTCGAGTTCGACTTCATGTTGGTGATG CTGTTGAGTATATACGAAATGCGCCTGAAGGGATGTATGATGCCATTATTGTTGATTCATCTGATCCAATAG GGCCAGCTCGGGAACTTGTTGAAAGGCCATTTTTTGAGACAATTGCAAGGGCATTAAAGCCTGGTGGTGTTCTTTGTAATCAAGCAGAAAGCATGTGGCTGCATACCCATCTTATTCAGGATATGCTTTCTATTTGTCGTGAAACATTTAAGGGTTCTGTTCATTATGCCTGGACAAGTGTACCCACATATCCTAG TGGTGCAATTGGATTTTTATTATGCGCAAAAGATGGCCCACCAGTTAACTTCATGAACCCTATAAATCCAATTGAGAAGCAGGAAGGAGCAATCAAGGTTGGGAGAGAGGTCAAATTCTATAACTCAGAG ATGCACAAGGCTGCATTCATCTTGCCATCATTTGCAAAGAGAGAGATAAATGCTGTTTATGCTTCTTCAACAATG GTGCAATTTAAACAGGCTGATGCATGTTGA
- the LOC105040703 gene encoding spermine synthase isoform X9 — translation MEGGGTGKDLDRMQETNGSGGNGSLKVIPPCCLKARASMPEYEAKCHATVVSGWFTESRSCSDKAGKVLYYNNPMWPGEVHSLQVEKILYQGRSEYQEILVFESKTYGKVLVLDGIVQLTDKDECAYQEMIAHLPLCSIPSPKHVLVIGGGDGGVLREVSRHSSVEVIDICEIDKLVIDVCKEFFPHLSVGFEDPRVRLHVGDAVEYIRNAPEGMYDAIIVDSSDPIGPARELVERPFFETIARALKPGGVLCNQAESMWLHTHLIQDMLSICRETFKGSVHYAWTSVPTYPSGAIGFLLCAKDGPPVNFMNPINPIEKQEGAIKVGREVKFYNSEMHKAAFILPSFAKREINAVYASSTMVQFKQADAC, via the exons atggagggAGGTGGCACAGGAAAAGATTTGGACAGGATGCAAGAAACAAATGGAAGTGGGGGAAATGGCTCCTTAAAGGTCATTCCTCCTTGCTGCTTAAAGGCAAGGGCTTCGATGCCAGAGTATGAGGCTAAATGTCATGCTACTGTGGTATCAGGGTGGTTCACAGAATCTCGGTCATGCTCCG ATAAAGCTGGCAAGGTCTTATACTACAATAATCCTATGTGGCCAG GAGAAGTTCATTCCTTGCAAGTGGAGAAGATTCTATATCAAGGGAGGTCAGAGTACCAAGAAATATTGGTTTTTGAG TCTAAGACATATGGAAAAGTGCTTGTGCTTGATGGCATTGTCCAGCTGACGGATAAAGATGAATGTGCTTACCAGGAGATGATTGCCCACCTTCCTCTGTGTTCAATTCCATCCCCGAAACAT GTTTTAGTCATTGGAGGTGGTGATGGTGGTGTGCTTCGAGAAGTTTCTAGACATAGTTCTGTGGAGGTCATAGATATTTGTGAAATAGATAAGCTGGTCATAGAT GTTTGTAAAGAATTCTTCCCACATTTATCTGTTGGGTTTGAAGATCCTCGAGTTCGACTTCATGTTGGTGATG CTGTTGAGTATATACGAAATGCGCCTGAAGGGATGTATGATGCCATTATTGTTGATTCATCTGATCCAATAG GGCCAGCTCGGGAACTTGTTGAAAGGCCATTTTTTGAGACAATTGCAAGGGCATTAAAGCCTGGTGGTGTTCTTTGTAATCAAGCAGAAAGCATGTGGCTGCATACCCATCTTATTCAGGATATGCTTTCTATTTGTCGTGAAACATTTAAGGGTTCTGTTCATTATGCCTGGACAAGTGTACCCACATATCCTAG TGGTGCAATTGGATTTTTATTATGCGCAAAAGATGGCCCACCAGTTAACTTCATGAACCCTATAAATCCAATTGAGAAGCAGGAAGGAGCAATCAAGGTTGGGAGAGAGGTCAAATTCTATAACTCAGAG ATGCACAAGGCTGCATTCATCTTGCCATCATTTGCAAAGAGAGAGATAAATGCTGTTTATGCTTCTTCAACAATG GTGCAATTTAAACAGGCTGATGCATGTTGA
- the LOC105040703 gene encoding spermine synthase isoform X2 has translation MEGGGTGKDLDRMQETNGSGGNGSLKVIPPCCLKARASMPEYEAKCHATVVSGWFTESRSCSDKAGKVLYYNNPMWPGEVHSLQVEKILYQGRSEYQEILVFESKTYGKVLVLDGIVQLTDKDECAYQEMIAHLPLCSIPSPKHVLVIGGGDGGVLREVSRHSSVEVIDICEIDKLVIDVCKEFFPHLSVGFEDPRVRLHVGDAVEYIRNAPEGMYDAIIVDSSDPIGPARELVERPFFETIARALKPGGVLCNQAESMWLHTHLIQDMLSICRETFKGSVHYAWTSVPTYPSGAIGFLLCAKDGPPVNFMNPINPIEKQEGAIKVGREVKFYNSELILHGIKLGDLFVIQMHKAAFILPSFAKREINAVYASSTMMRFLSIVTTEGWKCSLRAVDLRPRCVWAWRCGEGSDFQRLNWGQSLTS, from the exons atggagggAGGTGGCACAGGAAAAGATTTGGACAGGATGCAAGAAACAAATGGAAGTGGGGGAAATGGCTCCTTAAAGGTCATTCCTCCTTGCTGCTTAAAGGCAAGGGCTTCGATGCCAGAGTATGAGGCTAAATGTCATGCTACTGTGGTATCAGGGTGGTTCACAGAATCTCGGTCATGCTCCG ATAAAGCTGGCAAGGTCTTATACTACAATAATCCTATGTGGCCAG GAGAAGTTCATTCCTTGCAAGTGGAGAAGATTCTATATCAAGGGAGGTCAGAGTACCAAGAAATATTGGTTTTTGAG TCTAAGACATATGGAAAAGTGCTTGTGCTTGATGGCATTGTCCAGCTGACGGATAAAGATGAATGTGCTTACCAGGAGATGATTGCCCACCTTCCTCTGTGTTCAATTCCATCCCCGAAACAT GTTTTAGTCATTGGAGGTGGTGATGGTGGTGTGCTTCGAGAAGTTTCTAGACATAGTTCTGTGGAGGTCATAGATATTTGTGAAATAGATAAGCTGGTCATAGAT GTTTGTAAAGAATTCTTCCCACATTTATCTGTTGGGTTTGAAGATCCTCGAGTTCGACTTCATGTTGGTGATG CTGTTGAGTATATACGAAATGCGCCTGAAGGGATGTATGATGCCATTATTGTTGATTCATCTGATCCAATAG GGCCAGCTCGGGAACTTGTTGAAAGGCCATTTTTTGAGACAATTGCAAGGGCATTAAAGCCTGGTGGTGTTCTTTGTAATCAAGCAGAAAGCATGTGGCTGCATACCCATCTTATTCAGGATATGCTTTCTATTTGTCGTGAAACATTTAAGGGTTCTGTTCATTATGCCTGGACAAGTGTACCCACATATCCTAG TGGTGCAATTGGATTTTTATTATGCGCAAAAGATGGCCCACCAGTTAACTTCATGAACCCTATAAATCCAATTGAGAAGCAGGAAGGAGCAATCAAGGTTGGGAGAGAGGTCAAATTCTATAACTCAGAG TTAATATTACATGGCATCAAATTGGGTGACCTATTTGTTATTCAGATGCACAAGGCTGCATTCATCTTGCCATCATTTGCAAAGAGAGAGATAAATGCTGTTTATGCTTCTTCAACAATG ATGCGCTTTTTATCCATCGTTACCACGGAGGGTTGGAAGTGTTCATTGCGTGCCGTTGACTTGCGACCAAGGTGTGTTTGGGCCTGGAGGTGTGGTGAGGGAAGTGACTTCCAAAGACTAAATTGGGGCCAAAGTTTgacatcataa
- the LOC105040703 gene encoding spermine synthase isoform X10, whose translation MEGGGTGKDLDRMQETNGSGGNGSLKVIPPCCLKARASMPEYEAKCHATVVSGWFTESRSCSDKAGKVLYYNNPMWPGEVHSLQVEKILYQGRSEYQEILVFESKTYGKVLVLDGIVQLTDKDECAYQEMIAHLPLCSIPSPKHVLVIGGGDGGVLREVSRHSSVEVIDICEIDKLVIDVCKEFFPHLSVGFEDPRVRLHVGDAVEYIRNAPEGMYDAIIVDSSDPIGPARELVERPFFETIARALKPGGVLCNQAESMWLHTHLIQDMLSICRETFKGSVHYAWTSVPTYPSGAIGFLLCAKDGPPVNFMNPINPIEKQEGAIKVGREVKFYNSEMHKAAFILPSFAKREINAVYASSTMVY comes from the exons atggagggAGGTGGCACAGGAAAAGATTTGGACAGGATGCAAGAAACAAATGGAAGTGGGGGAAATGGCTCCTTAAAGGTCATTCCTCCTTGCTGCTTAAAGGCAAGGGCTTCGATGCCAGAGTATGAGGCTAAATGTCATGCTACTGTGGTATCAGGGTGGTTCACAGAATCTCGGTCATGCTCCG ATAAAGCTGGCAAGGTCTTATACTACAATAATCCTATGTGGCCAG GAGAAGTTCATTCCTTGCAAGTGGAGAAGATTCTATATCAAGGGAGGTCAGAGTACCAAGAAATATTGGTTTTTGAG TCTAAGACATATGGAAAAGTGCTTGTGCTTGATGGCATTGTCCAGCTGACGGATAAAGATGAATGTGCTTACCAGGAGATGATTGCCCACCTTCCTCTGTGTTCAATTCCATCCCCGAAACAT GTTTTAGTCATTGGAGGTGGTGATGGTGGTGTGCTTCGAGAAGTTTCTAGACATAGTTCTGTGGAGGTCATAGATATTTGTGAAATAGATAAGCTGGTCATAGAT GTTTGTAAAGAATTCTTCCCACATTTATCTGTTGGGTTTGAAGATCCTCGAGTTCGACTTCATGTTGGTGATG CTGTTGAGTATATACGAAATGCGCCTGAAGGGATGTATGATGCCATTATTGTTGATTCATCTGATCCAATAG GGCCAGCTCGGGAACTTGTTGAAAGGCCATTTTTTGAGACAATTGCAAGGGCATTAAAGCCTGGTGGTGTTCTTTGTAATCAAGCAGAAAGCATGTGGCTGCATACCCATCTTATTCAGGATATGCTTTCTATTTGTCGTGAAACATTTAAGGGTTCTGTTCATTATGCCTGGACAAGTGTACCCACATATCCTAG TGGTGCAATTGGATTTTTATTATGCGCAAAAGATGGCCCACCAGTTAACTTCATGAACCCTATAAATCCAATTGAGAAGCAGGAAGGAGCAATCAAGGTTGGGAGAGAGGTCAAATTCTATAACTCAGAG ATGCACAAGGCTGCATTCATCTTGCCATCATTTGCAAAGAGAGAGATAAATGCTGTTTATGCTTCTTCAACAATG GTCTATTAA